ACCTGGTCATAATGGTATATATGCGCCATCTCATGCAGAAGGATGCTCTTAAGCTCATTGTCTGTTAATGTGGTAAATAGCTTTTCAGGGATAATGATAGCAGGATGTATAAACCCTATTGCCATTGGGGACTCTATTAGAGATGATCGGTAAAGCCTGGGCACAAGTCGCCCCTTCCTGAATAATGTGGCGGCAATATTGCTCAGCATATTATTAAAGGATATATCCTTTATAGCTTCAATACTTCTCTTAAATTTCTTTACCAATATTAATCCATAGCCCAGCCTGAAAAGTTGAAAAAGTACCCCGATAATCCATATGAGGCCCAGCATGTTAATAATGGTAATTACAGTAGAGGACAAACTGATAGAGTATGGAGAATGTTCCAGGTTAGGAGTCATATATGCTGTATCAATATTTTGAGGAATATATGGCTGTATAACAATGTGGGGTACAGGTTCTATCTGTAATGGTTTAGAGGATACATTAGGCAGTGACGCAACTGGTAATGGTTCATACTGATATGGAACAGAGATAAAATTTGATGTGGTTTCCTGCTCAATAACAGGTGTTGGTTCCATTTGCCATGATATGTCAGATAAACGAGCACCGATAAAGATCACAATGAGTAATCCCATTGCAATTATTGTTGCTGCGCACACAAGGCTGCGAAGAGGTGCAGTTTTTTTAGAAAGCAGTTTTAACAGGACAAGCCCTGTAATTGAAATCAGGATAGACTGCCCTGCCAGTGTAATAAAAAACCCTGCTGCTTCATGACTTGATAATAAAGAGAGAAAATCCATTTTATTTCTCCTCGTATTTGTCTATTAACTCCCTTAACTGCCTTATCTCTTCACTTGAAACCGCTGACCTGCTGAAAAATGCCTTTACAAGCTCTACACATGAACCGCCAAAAATACGATCACCTATATCAAGTGCTATGGCAGCAGAGGCTTCACTGCGCGGTGTAGTGGATTTGAAAAAAAACTTGTTTCCTTCCTGACGATGGTTAAGCCATCCCTTTTCCTCAAGCCTTCCGATCTGAACCTGGATAGTTGACCTGGTAAGATTGCGTTTATTATTTTTATTTACCTGATTCATGATTTCTGTAACTGTAAGCTCCCCTGAGTTCCAGACTGCATTCATTATCTCAAATTCTGCGGGCGTGAGTTTTGGTAAGGCATTTTTTTTCATTTCTCATATCTCCTGATGACATTTGTAGTTAATTATGATGACAGACGTCATTAATGTCAACAATTATTTTTGTAAAATCAAAAATATTTTATCACGAACCTTGTTTCCATGGGTACAATAAAAATAACTTGTTGATAATATGAGATAAATTACCACTAATTAAAAGGATTAAGATTTATTGTGTGAACAGAAATCTGTCAGGTTAACGGATTTAATACACTAAATATTAATTAAAAAGCCTTTTAAAAACCTTGTCAATGCCTCCTGAACCATTCCCCAGGTGCAGCATTGTTACAGGGTTACCGCGCAATGCTTTTTGATTAGAGATACATAATGGCCTGCCTCTCCTTCATATTGATCCGGGTCAGAAAGCAGATCATCTATCCGGGTAAGCCAGGTTGAGCCTAAACCCAATATCCGTGTTTATTGATATAAAAAATGGCAAATGGTTTATTTGTAAAAAGGTATGATGGGGATATGGGATTGATTATAATTGGTTTGCTTCGCTTAACCCAACCTGCATAAAAGATATATTCTTTACTTGACATTAAAATCCATATTAAAGATATATATCACTATTAAGCGGTCGGCTATCGGCGCTCAGCTTTCAGCAAGGGCATATAAGCAAAGATTTGGCTTTAATCTGAATGCTGATATCTTCATCCCGGAAACAATCGCTTTCTGGATGGATATAAATTTGTTTTTCTTTATCCGGTAATTGTTTATGGAGATAATCAAAATGCAAATCCCATCATTTGATCTAAAAGAATTAAAAGTAGTATCTGAAATACCTGAAAGCACAAGGATGCCTGCCATCAAGATGTATAATTACCCTGTTCCGATAAGGGAGGGTGTGGTTGCTGCATTTAAAAGAAAGCCCCTGTGGCAGATAATTGATCCTGAAATCAAAATTTTTACTCCTGGTATCATACCCGATAATGTTGCACGCTCATTTGTTTATGAGGCAAACGCCTTTGACCCTATGGATGGCGGCGGAAAAGATATGTTCGGGATTGAGTGGGAATACATACCTGTGGCTGGCGGTTCAATGGTGCGTCCGGGTAAACCATTCATGGAAGATGCGAATGAGTGGCATGAGCGGTTAACATGGCCTGATGTAGATGGCTGGGGCTGGGAAAAGAGCGCAAAAGATAACAATGGGACATACCTGAAACCGGATATCTTTAACATGGTCTGGTTCCAGACAGGATTTTTTGAAAGGCTGATCTCGTTTATGGATTTTGA
Above is a genomic segment from Desulfatiglans sp. containing:
- a CDS encoding BlaI/MecI/CopY family transcriptional regulator, translated to MKKNALPKLTPAEFEIMNAVWNSGELTVTEIMNQVNKNNKRNLTRSTIQVQIGRLEEKGWLNHRQEGNKFFFKSTTPRSEASAAIALDIGDRIFGGSCVELVKAFFSRSAVSSEEIRQLRELIDKYEEK
- a CDS encoding M56 family metallopeptidase; this translates as MDFLSLLSSHEAAGFFITLAGQSILISITGLVLLKLLSKKTAPLRSLVCAATIIAMGLLIVIFIGARLSDISWQMEPTPVIEQETTSNFISVPYQYEPLPVASLPNVSSKPLQIEPVPHIVIQPYIPQNIDTAYMTPNLEHSPYSISLSSTVITIINMLGLIWIIGVLFQLFRLGYGLILVKKFKRSIEAIKDISFNNMLSNIAATLFRKGRLVPRLYRSSLIESPMAIGFIHPAIIIPEKLFTTLTDNELKSILLHEMAHIYHYDQV